A genomic stretch from Hemicordylus capensis ecotype Gifberg chromosome 1, rHemCap1.1.pri, whole genome shotgun sequence includes:
- the LOC128324052 gene encoding zinc finger BED domain-containing protein 4-like codes for MDYPSAHILPKEEDVACSLYLLDAISVQIMHPGAASVSGSRVESHHISTGDPILYHMSASTSNDAFLGYQHGQVRLLSAHDSAAGHHFPEVEKERGREAFLLTNPKDKISVAPPMHLRTALHSAFSGESHYSSVESPLLSYLVAGPSNATVLGHQSSQVLLPGEHASAAVQAELDLGHTMKKAIEHGLKMSLCPWVHLTIDGWATGPNLGYVFFIAHWLVYDDGILGRYQAVLAMCEVELSNMTETLFYKLKELKHEWFYPLRLEVGYVVTTSEAVVRATGRSCMGHVVFLVRWLRLLKKRAVLKGARKYSFMAKLFQNLRKIFTHFERSPEAHSHLRELQWKYHLPQELLKEEMPKVSSDIIPVMQFLLARQKAFSAYLKESLDLQLYPNDWMLMHRLVYLLQPFEETITTIRKENATLGQVLHELLLLESRIKRCFQVLQLETGDAAAAVAVHVAHELLWSPESIRDLGIVRENILYHCAAFLHPSFRDHVFRYQRGDVELGGEKLKERLMEQTTKQYLRNLPSDHATSPLYDERRDQLLYANATEVASQELESYLKDKIDPTQLDLDPLVYWNTKRHTWPSLSVVALQYFSCPLTSVHLEKVLSTEGWIRSGRYRETLALINLNRDWMAVDFRVSHTPAETRSRSMN; via the coding sequence ATGGACTACCCCTCTGCACATATTCTCCCTAAGGAGGAAGATGTTGCCTGCTCACTATATCTACTAGATGCAATCTCTGTGCAAATCATGCATCCTGGAGCTGCTTCAGTCTCCGGCTCCCGAGTTGAAAGCCACCACATCAGTACTGGAGATCCAATTCTGTACCATATGTCTGCTAGTACAAGTAATGATGCATTCCTTGGATACCAACACGGCCAAGTTCGGCTCCTAAGTGCACATGATTCGGCAGCTGGACATCATTTTCCCGAAGtagagaaggaaagaggaagagaggcaTTCCTCTTGACCAACCCAAAGGATAAAATATCTGTAGCACCACCCATGCATCTCAGAACTGCCTTGCATTCTGCATTCAGTGGTGAGAGCCATTACAGCAGTGTTGAAAGTCCCCTATTGAGCTATCTGGTGGCTGGTCCAAGTAATGCTACTGTCCTTGGACACCAGAGTAGCCAAGTATTGCTCCCTGGTGAACATGCTTCTGCAGCCGTGCAAGCTGAGCTCGACTTAGGACACACCATGAAGAAGGCAATTGAGCACGGCCTGAAAATGTCACTCTGCCCATGGGTCCACTTAACCATTGATGGCTGGGCCACTGGACCAAACTTGGGCTATGTGTTTTTCATAGCACACTGGCTTGTGTACGATGATGGAATTCTGGGCAGGTACCAGGCGGTGTTGGCCATGTGTGAGGTTGAGCTGAGCAACATGACTGAAACGTTATTCTACAAACTAAAAGAGTTGAAGCATGAGTGGTTCTATCCCCTGCGGCTGGAAGTGGGGTATGTGGTTACAACCAGTGAGGCAGTGGTCAGGGCAACTGGGCGTTCTTGTATGGGACATGTTGTTTTCCTTGTCCGCTGGTTGAGGCTGCTTAAGAAAAGAGCAGTGCTAAAGGGGGCAAGAAAATATTCTTTCATGGCAAAGCTTTTCCAAAACCTACGCAAAATCTTCACACACTTTGAGAGATCACCAGAGGCTCACAGCCACCTGAGAGAACTACAGTGGAAGTATCATCTCCCCCAGGAATTGCTGAAGGAAGAGATGCCCAAGGTATCGAGTGACATCATTCCTGTGATGCAGTTTCTTCTTGCCCGACAAAAGGCATTCAGTGCTTACCTGAAGGAGAGCCTTGACCTTCAACTTTACCCAAATGACTGGATGCTGATGCACCGTCTAGTCTACCTCCTGCAGCCATTTGAAGAGACCATCACTACAATTAGGAAGGAAAATGCAACTCTGGGCCAAGTCCTTCATGAGCTCCTGTTGCTTGAGAGCAGGATAAAAAGATGCTTCCAGGTGCTTCAGCTCGAGACAGGagatgcagctgctgctgttgctgttcacGTTGCCCATGAGCTGCTGTGGTCTCCAGAAAGCATCAGGGACCTAGGAATAGTAAGAGAAAATATTCTGTACCATTGTGCGGCCTTCCTGCATCCATCCTTCAGGGACCACGTCTTCAGATATCAAAGGGGAGATGTGGAGCTGGGAGGGGAGAAATTGAAGGAGAGGTTGATGGAGCAGACTACAAAGCAATACCTAAGGAACCTGCCTAGTGATCATGCAACCTCCCCTCTTTATGATGAAAGAAGAGACCAGTTGCTGTATGCCAATGCAACAGAGGTGGCAAGTCAAGAACTGGAATCCTACCTGAAGGACAAGATAGACCCTACTCAGTTGGACTTGGATCCCCTGGTCTACTGGAACACAAAGCGGCACACCTGGCCCTCACTCTCTGTAGTGGCACTCCAGTATTTCTCATGTCCTCTCACCTCTGTGCATCTGGAGAAGGTCCTTAGTACTGAAGGTTGGATCCGGTCAGGCAGATATCGGGAGACGCTTGCACTCATCAACCTGAATAGAGACTGGATGGCGGTAGATTTCAGGGTCTCCCATACTCCTGCAGAGACACGAAGCAGATCCATGAACTGA